In one Limosilactobacillus oris genomic region, the following are encoded:
- a CDS encoding putative quinol monooxygenase — protein MTNMNKEVVFKMHLVETAPEAHDEYLNARRGQMITAVAIEDGTFGMYASHRSEDLTKNYTFEVYNNQAAYDEHVAADQYQQFKQEMAGVIVNDQVVDLEPQFMGHQDVALNISTPNGLWINIVQITVKPEHLADYQRVVTAQLENALKIDPGILAIYAGTKQGRPDDWVIYEVFQSEENYRNHIANPDHQKYVAASKDWVQNKQVDQTIGDVLVNTGNN, from the coding sequence ATGACGAATATGAACAAGGAAGTTGTTTTTAAGATGCACCTGGTCGAAACGGCTCCCGAAGCACATGATGAATACTTAAATGCCCGGCGTGGTCAAATGATCACCGCGGTAGCGATTGAAGACGGGACGTTCGGAATGTATGCCTCCCACCGCTCGGAGGACCTCACTAAGAACTATACTTTTGAAGTTTACAATAACCAGGCAGCCTATGATGAACACGTTGCTGCTGACCAGTACCAGCAGTTTAAGCAGGAGATGGCTGGGGTCATCGTCAACGACCAGGTAGTTGACTTGGAACCGCAATTTATGGGGCACCAGGATGTGGCGTTAAACATCAGCACCCCGAATGGCCTCTGGATCAACATTGTTCAGATTACCGTCAAGCCGGAGCACCTAGCTGACTACCAGCGGGTGGTGACAGCACAGTTGGAAAACGCCCTGAAGATTGATCCCGGGATTTTGGCAATTTACGCCGGGACCAAGCAGGGACGGCCAGATGACTGGGTAATTTACGAAGTATTTCAGTCTGAGGAAAACTACCGTAACCACATCGCCAACCCGGACCACCAGAAGTACGTGGCTGCTAGCAAGGATTGGGTTCAAAATAAGCAGGTCGACCAGACGATTGGCGATGTGTTGGTTAATACCGGCAATAATTAG
- a CDS encoding Dyp-type peroxidase, with the protein MPMNPSKAQDVWKDAGEHVQFTVLELNRQDQEKEQEAIQEFVDRYQAIIRSLRIRDNKGNLKASLGFSSAAWDYLFPDAPKPKELEPYETLASEEYSMPATKGDIFLHIRANDEAVVYELISQCMLFLRDFTTVVDETKGFRYFEGRAIIGFIDGTEAPQVEDAADYAIVGDEDPFFENGSYAFAQKWRHHMDIWNKLTTETQEKAVGRKKFSDLELDEKEKFKNAHNVASQAEIDGVEQKIVRMNVPYSDPATGNTGTYFIGYSRYWKVTKLMLENMLKNGDYLLTFSDILSGQLFFIPSRPLLDKIADGELNK; encoded by the coding sequence ATGCCGATGAATCCATCTAAAGCACAAGATGTCTGGAAAGACGCTGGTGAACACGTTCAATTCACTGTATTGGAACTTAACCGCCAGGATCAGGAAAAAGAACAGGAAGCCATCCAGGAATTTGTGGACCGCTACCAGGCCATCATCCGTTCACTGCGAATCCGTGACAACAAGGGGAACCTCAAGGCCTCACTGGGCTTTAGCAGTGCTGCTTGGGACTACCTCTTCCCGGACGCACCAAAGCCAAAGGAACTGGAACCCTACGAAACGCTGGCCAGCGAAGAATACTCAATGCCCGCTACTAAGGGGGATATTTTCCTCCACATCCGGGCTAACGACGAGGCCGTTGTCTACGAGCTGATCAGCCAGTGTATGCTCTTCTTGCGGGACTTCACGACGGTCGTAGATGAGACCAAAGGCTTCCGCTACTTCGAAGGTCGGGCAATCATCGGCTTTATTGATGGTACCGAGGCACCACAGGTGGAAGACGCCGCTGACTACGCCATTGTCGGTGACGAGGATCCCTTCTTTGAAAATGGTTCCTACGCCTTTGCCCAAAAGTGGCGCCACCACATGGACATCTGGAACAAGCTGACGACCGAAACCCAGGAAAAGGCGGTCGGCCGCAAGAAGTTCAGTGACCTGGAATTGGACGAAAAGGAAAAGTTTAAGAACGCCCACAACGTCGCTTCCCAGGCGGAAATTGACGGGGTCGAACAAAAGATCGTGCGGATGAACGTGCCGTACTCCGACCCCGCTACCGGCAACACCGGGACCTACTTTATCGGCTACTCCCGCTACTGGAAAGTCACGAAGCTGATGCTGGAAAACATGTTAAAGAACGGCGACTACCTGCTCACCTTCTCCGACATCCTGTCCGGCCAGCTCTTCTTCATCCCGTCCCGGCCGCTGCTTGACAAGATTGCCGACGGTGAACTGAACAAGTAA
- the abc-f gene encoding ribosomal protection-like ABC-F family protein translates to MQTITIRNLNFAYPGQPALFTDCNLDFNSNWRLGLVGRNGRGKTTLLQILQGRWDYRGRVTSKLNFAYFPLKITDQTLLSGDALLAACPNQALEQWQIERELGLLGVDPALLWQPYQTLSGGERTKVQLATLFAQDNSFFLLDEPTNHLDLPGRRQVAAYLAHKQSGFIITSHDQDFLDQVIDHTLVIEPHQLVLSQGNYSAYRRHKEQRDQHAQATNHQLKAEIKKLTAARQQRLQWAQRAEGEKKGNAHADKGFIGAKAAKMMKKTIATANRLDQAITERQGLLENVEEVVPLTLNYQPAHQQTLLSLDQVSLALAGRQLFRPLTCTVHRQEQLALIGPNGVGKSSLIKAIAGRFTGELSGKISRPTGITVSYVRQDYATNTGSLRQFADRYSLPYDQFLSLLRKLGMDRATFTVPIEQMSMGQQKKVELARSLLTPAQLYVWDEPLNYLDTYNQQQLIQLVKEYRPPLLFVEHDQHFINAVASQQVPVAPL, encoded by the coding sequence ATGCAAACAATTACCATCCGTAACTTAAACTTCGCCTACCCTGGACAGCCCGCGCTATTTACCGACTGTAATTTAGACTTCAACAGCAACTGGCGGCTTGGGCTGGTGGGCCGCAACGGCCGGGGGAAGACCACCCTCCTGCAGATTCTCCAAGGACGGTGGGACTACCGGGGACGGGTAACTAGCAAACTGAACTTTGCCTACTTTCCGCTAAAGATCACTGACCAAACGCTTCTTAGCGGTGATGCCCTCCTCGCGGCCTGTCCCAACCAGGCTCTGGAACAGTGGCAGATTGAACGGGAATTAGGACTGCTAGGTGTCGACCCGGCACTGTTATGGCAGCCATACCAAACTCTCAGCGGGGGTGAGCGCACTAAAGTCCAACTCGCCACCCTCTTCGCCCAGGACAACTCCTTTTTCCTCCTCGACGAGCCGACAAACCACCTCGACCTGCCGGGACGGCGCCAGGTCGCCGCTTACCTTGCCCATAAGCAGAGCGGCTTCATTATTACCAGCCATGACCAGGACTTTCTCGACCAGGTCATTGACCACACCCTCGTAATCGAGCCGCACCAGCTCGTTCTCAGCCAAGGTAACTATTCCGCCTACCGCCGCCACAAGGAGCAGCGGGACCAGCATGCCCAGGCGACTAACCACCAGCTCAAGGCCGAAATCAAGAAATTAACAGCCGCCCGCCAGCAACGACTCCAGTGGGCGCAGCGGGCGGAAGGTGAAAAGAAGGGCAACGCCCACGCTGACAAGGGATTCATCGGGGCTAAGGCGGCTAAAATGATGAAAAAGACCATTGCGACCGCTAACCGCCTCGACCAAGCCATCACCGAGCGGCAGGGACTCCTAGAAAACGTGGAAGAAGTAGTCCCCTTGACGCTCAACTACCAGCCAGCTCACCAGCAAACACTCCTTAGCCTTGACCAGGTCAGCCTGGCGCTCGCTGGTCGGCAGCTTTTCCGCCCCCTCACCTGCACTGTTCACCGTCAGGAACAGCTTGCCCTCATCGGTCCGAACGGCGTTGGCAAAAGCAGTCTTATCAAGGCCATTGCCGGCCGCTTCACGGGCGAGCTGAGCGGGAAAATCAGCCGGCCTACCGGGATTACGGTATCCTACGTTCGCCAGGACTACGCCACTAACACCGGTTCCCTCCGGCAGTTTGCGGACCGCTATTCCTTACCCTACGACCAGTTTCTCAGCCTCTTACGCAAGCTAGGCATGGACCGGGCCACCTTTACCGTCCCAATCGAGCAGATGAGCATGGGCCAGCAAAAGAAGGTTGAACTCGCCCGGTCACTACTGACGCCCGCCCAGCTGTATGTCTGGGACGAACCATTAAACTACCTGGACACCTACAACCAGCAGCAGTTAATCCAGCTGGTTAAAGAATACCGGCCCCCGTTGCTATTCGTGGAGCACGACCAGCATTTCATTAACGCGGTGGCTAGCCAACAGGTCCCCGTCGCCCCGCTTTAA
- a CDS encoding alpha/beta hydrolase yields the protein MPLPGVMIVPGGSYNQIMERDSERVAITLAAHAFQAFVVRYPVVEHKDYQAAKRALAQAGDYLTTHAAELGLDPERLGILGFSAGGQLAAAYSNQPDTKVKFAGLGYPVIRPLIDQRMGVTTEDVTKLVTPQTPPTFIWGSIKDDLTPYLDHIAPYVQALAANQVPFELHEFSTGGHGLALANYYTGIVNGDRTDEHMARWLPLFLEWLQQLAG from the coding sequence GTGCCGCTTCCTGGCGTAATGATCGTGCCCGGGGGCAGCTACAACCAAATTATGGAGCGCGATTCGGAGCGGGTAGCGATAACCTTGGCCGCACACGCCTTTCAGGCCTTTGTGGTCCGTTACCCGGTAGTTGAACATAAGGATTACCAGGCTGCTAAGCGGGCACTGGCCCAGGCAGGTGACTACCTGACCACCCATGCCGCGGAACTTGGCTTGGACCCGGAGCGTTTAGGAATTCTGGGTTTTTCCGCTGGGGGCCAATTGGCGGCGGCATACAGTAACCAGCCAGATACTAAAGTGAAGTTCGCTGGACTAGGCTACCCGGTGATCCGGCCACTGATTGACCAACGGATGGGAGTGACGACCGAGGATGTGACTAAGCTGGTCACTCCCCAGACGCCGCCGACCTTTATTTGGGGTTCAATCAAGGACGACCTGACTCCCTACCTGGACCACATTGCTCCCTATGTGCAGGCATTAGCTGCTAACCAGGTTCCCTTCGAACTGCATGAGTTTAGCACTGGCGGGCACGGATTGGCCCTGGCTAACTACTACACTGGAATCGTGAACGGCGACCGGACCGATGAGCACATGGCCCGGTGGCTGCCGCTCTTTTTGGAGTGGCTGCAACAGCTGGCGGGTTAA
- a CDS encoding YeiH family protein, whose translation MQIFVKRSFWLAAGMTLTCSVAGVLLAKLPYINLIGALVIALLLGIAMQLTPAGLRQVASPGTAFISNKFLRLGIILLGFRLNLAKLAAAGIKTIFVAACAVTLTIILTYWLSRKFGAEDELAILTACGCGICGAAAVMGVSPQIETADEERKRENEVLAVAVVCVMGTVFTLLEIGLKPLLHLTTPQFGIVAGASLHEIAHAVAAGGAFGEASLDNALIMKLSRVLLLAPVALIVGYWYQHRLVKESAAGEAPVPKKLPIPWFLGGFILTSILGTFLPFSQSALDILVQAAYIFLGMAMAALGLSVNFKVIFKRGGAVFGAAIISSTCLLTFAVLMSKWLF comes from the coding sequence ATGCAAATCTTTGTTAAGAGGTCATTCTGGCTTGCGGCCGGAATGACTTTGACCTGTTCAGTAGCGGGAGTGCTCCTGGCGAAACTCCCCTATATCAACCTGATTGGGGCGCTTGTGATTGCCCTCTTGCTAGGAATTGCCATGCAGCTGACGCCAGCCGGCCTCCGGCAAGTAGCCAGCCCAGGAACTGCCTTTATTTCCAATAAGTTTCTCCGCCTGGGAATAATCCTGCTCGGCTTTCGCTTGAACCTGGCGAAACTGGCCGCTGCGGGTATCAAGACAATTTTTGTGGCGGCCTGTGCCGTTACCCTGACCATCATCCTCACCTACTGGCTGAGCCGGAAATTTGGCGCCGAGGATGAACTAGCCATTCTAACTGCCTGCGGTTGCGGTATCTGCGGGGCCGCCGCCGTCATGGGAGTCTCACCGCAGATTGAAACCGCGGATGAGGAACGGAAACGGGAAAATGAAGTTCTCGCCGTCGCCGTTGTTTGTGTAATGGGGACCGTCTTCACCCTCTTAGAGATTGGTCTGAAGCCCCTCCTCCACCTAACGACGCCCCAGTTTGGGATCGTTGCGGGAGCTTCCCTCCACGAAATCGCCCACGCGGTCGCCGCTGGCGGGGCCTTTGGCGAGGCTAGCCTTGATAACGCTTTGATTATGAAACTGTCCCGGGTCCTCCTACTGGCTCCCGTTGCCCTAATCGTCGGCTACTGGTACCAGCACCGCTTGGTTAAGGAGAGTGCGGCGGGTGAAGCCCCAGTCCCGAAGAAATTACCAATTCCATGGTTCCTGGGTGGCTTCATTCTGACAAGCATTCTGGGCACCTTCCTGCCTTTTTCCCAGAGTGCCCTGGATATTCTTGTCCAGGCCGCCTATATCTTCCTGGGCATGGCAATGGCCGCGCTGGGATTATCGGTTAATTTCAAAGTTATTTTTAAGCGGGGCGGCGCCGTCTTTGGCGCAGCCATCATCAGCTCGACTTGTCTCCTGACCTTCGCGGTTCTCATGAGTAAGTGGCTATTCTAA